Proteins from a single region of Rhodovibrio salinarum DSM 9154:
- a CDS encoding universal stress protein, producing the protein MYKDILVPVDLAEENSWKAAVSRAVELAQAFGSRLHVLTVVPDFGATMVAQYFPHDYEQKIVEEARQRLHTFTRDHVPAGVEVQHLVGHGRVYDEILRMAEEADCDLICMASHRPELRDYLLGPNAARVVRHSKRSVLVVRDAPNG; encoded by the coding sequence ATGTACAAAGACATCCTGGTTCCGGTCGACTTGGCCGAGGAAAACTCCTGGAAGGCCGCCGTGTCGCGGGCGGTCGAGCTGGCGCAGGCGTTCGGCAGCCGGCTGCACGTGCTCACCGTCGTGCCCGATTTCGGCGCCACGATGGTCGCGCAGTACTTCCCGCACGACTACGAACAGAAAATCGTCGAGGAGGCGCGCCAACGCCTGCATACATTCACCAGGGATCACGTGCCGGCCGGCGTCGAGGTGCAGCACCTGGTGGGGCACGGGCGCGTCTATGACGAGATCCTACGGATGGCCGAGGAAGCGGATTGCGATCTGATCTGCATGGCCTCGCACCGTCCCGAATTGCGCGATTATCTGCTGGGGCCGAACGCCGCACGCGTGGTTCGGCATTCGAAGCGCTCCGTCCTGGTGGTGCGCGACGCGCCGAACGGGTAG
- a CDS encoding TRAP transporter permease produces the protein MASSQSPQQGKAAEDKKLDDLVASTDTGARDPDNSAAKWTILGVALTWSLFQLWYASPLPFILNIAILNDTEARAIHLAFAIFLAFTAYPTLKSSPRNKVPVQDWLIAGVAAFCAAYQFFFYEALAGRVGLPTWYDTVVACVGMVCLLEATRRALGPPLMIVALVFLAYVFFGSSELVPNVIQWKGASLDKTMWHQWLQTEGVFGVPLGVSTSFVFLFVLFGSLLDKAGAGNYFIQVAFALLGHLRGGPAKAAVVSSAMTGLISGSSIANVVTTGTFTVPLMKRVGFSSEKAGAVEVGSSVNGQLMPPVMGAAAFLMVEYVGIPYFQVIKHAFLPAVISYIALLYLVHLEALKGDFQALSKPQEPKPAKWMLIALGLTVASIAIIAGAVYWLFELAGLLAQSSNLLWAVVLIGALQMALYFGVSRAVPADSRWKLVSTGAIIACNVVIGAFGVYGLVKLVTALFGGVAVYVMALLVFAAYAALVWYATRVPELELDDPNKPVYRLPEVGPTVKAGLYYLPPVGVLVWCLMIERLSPGLSAFWATAFMLFILVTQRPLKAFFRKSSDYATQMKASGIELLDGLIAGARNMIGIGVATAAAGIIVGTVTLTGIGQVMTEFVELISGGNIILMLLFTALLSLILGMGLPTTANYIVVSSLMAPVVVQLGSEVGLVVPLIAVHMFVFYFGIMADVTPPVGLASFAAAAVSGGDPIKTGFTAFFYSLRTVVLPFVFIFNTELLLIDVSGPIDFILVVSSALAGILVFAAATQGYFAARSKIWESALLLLVAFTLLRPGYWMDQMIPPYRTVDPTQITERAAEAPAGDSLRVVIEGLTIEGEEARKTVLLPLGPAEGKSGVQRLQHAGIMVQTMGDQVQITNVVFNSPAEKAGVDFGWKVRGLQVPTQQPPKELFFIPALVLLGGVYLLQRRRNPGRPAPKPQPQGAGAE, from the coding sequence ATGGCGAGTTCGCAAAGCCCGCAGCAGGGCAAGGCGGCCGAGGATAAGAAGCTGGACGATCTGGTCGCGTCGACCGATACCGGCGCGCGCGATCCCGATAATTCCGCAGCCAAATGGACCATTCTCGGTGTTGCGCTGACTTGGTCGCTGTTCCAGCTGTGGTACGCCTCGCCGCTGCCGTTCATCCTGAACATCGCCATTTTGAATGACACGGAAGCGCGCGCCATACATCTGGCGTTCGCGATCTTCCTGGCGTTCACCGCCTATCCGACGCTGAAGAGTTCGCCCCGGAACAAGGTGCCGGTCCAGGACTGGCTGATTGCCGGCGTCGCGGCCTTCTGTGCCGCCTATCAGTTCTTTTTCTACGAGGCGCTGGCCGGGCGCGTTGGTCTGCCGACCTGGTACGATACTGTCGTTGCCTGTGTGGGCATGGTTTGTCTGCTGGAAGCGACGCGCCGGGCGCTTGGTCCGCCATTGATGATCGTCGCGCTGGTCTTCCTGGCGTACGTCTTTTTCGGCTCGTCTGAACTCGTGCCGAACGTGATTCAGTGGAAGGGCGCCTCGCTCGACAAGACGATGTGGCACCAGTGGCTGCAGACCGAGGGCGTGTTCGGGGTGCCGCTGGGTGTCTCGACCAGTTTCGTCTTCCTGTTCGTGCTGTTTGGCTCGCTGCTCGATAAAGCAGGGGCGGGTAACTACTTCATCCAGGTCGCTTTCGCGCTGCTGGGCCACCTGCGCGGTGGGCCGGCCAAGGCGGCCGTCGTCTCCTCCGCGATGACCGGTCTGATCTCCGGTTCCTCGATCGCCAACGTGGTCACCACCGGGACCTTCACGGTGCCATTGATGAAACGGGTCGGCTTCTCCAGCGAGAAGGCCGGCGCGGTCGAGGTTGGCTCCAGCGTCAATGGCCAGCTGATGCCTCCGGTGATGGGCGCGGCCGCCTTCCTGATGGTGGAATACGTCGGCATCCCCTATTTCCAGGTGATCAAGCACGCCTTTCTGCCGGCGGTGATCAGCTATATCGCGCTGCTCTATCTGGTCCACCTCGAGGCGCTGAAGGGCGACTTCCAGGCGCTGTCCAAGCCGCAGGAACCCAAGCCGGCGAAATGGATGCTGATCGCGCTCGGGCTGACCGTGGCGTCGATCGCGATCATCGCGGGGGCGGTTTACTGGCTGTTCGAGCTTGCCGGATTGCTGGCGCAGTCGTCCAACCTGCTGTGGGCGGTGGTTCTGATCGGCGCGCTGCAGATGGCGCTCTATTTCGGTGTCAGCCGCGCGGTGCCTGCCGACAGCCGCTGGAAGTTGGTGTCGACCGGCGCGATTATCGCCTGCAACGTCGTGATCGGGGCGTTCGGCGTCTATGGGCTGGTCAAGCTGGTCACCGCGCTGTTCGGCGGCGTGGCCGTCTATGTCATGGCGCTGCTGGTGTTCGCCGCCTATGCGGCGCTGGTCTGGTATGCCACCCGGGTGCCCGAACTGGAACTCGACGACCCCAACAAGCCGGTCTACCGCCTGCCCGAGGTGGGGCCGACGGTGAAGGCTGGTCTGTACTATCTGCCGCCGGTCGGCGTGCTCGTCTGGTGCTTGATGATCGAGCGGCTGTCGCCCGGCCTTTCGGCCTTCTGGGCGACCGCGTTCATGCTGTTCATCCTGGTGACGCAACGCCCGCTCAAGGCGTTCTTCCGCAAGTCCAGCGACTACGCCACGCAGATGAAGGCGTCCGGGATCGAACTGCTCGACGGTTTGATCGCCGGCGCGCGCAATATGATCGGCATCGGCGTCGCCACCGCGGCCGCCGGTATCATCGTCGGTACCGTGACCCTGACCGGCATTGGCCAGGTGATGACGGAGTTCGTCGAGCTGATCTCCGGCGGCAACATCATCCTGATGCTGCTGTTCACCGCCCTGTTGAGCCTGATCCTGGGCATGGGCCTGCCGACCACGGCGAACTATATCGTGGTCTCCTCGCTGATGGCGCCGGTGGTGGTGCAGCTCGGCTCCGAGGTCGGGCTGGTGGTGCCGCTGATTGCGGTGCACATGTTCGTCTTCTACTTCGGCATCATGGCCGATGTGACACCGCCGGTGGGGCTGGCCTCCTTCGCCGCGGCCGCCGTATCGGGCGGCGACCCGATCAAGACCGGCTTCACCGCGTTCTTCTATTCGCTGCGCACGGTGGTGCTGCCGTTCGTGTTCATCTTCAACACCGAGCTGTTGCTGATCGACGTCTCGGGGCCGATCGACTTTATCTTGGTGGTGAGTTCGGCGCTCGCCGGCATCCTGGTATTCGCGGCGGCGACGCAGGGCTACTTCGCCGCGCGCAGCAAGATCTGGGAAAGTGCGCTCCTGCTGCTGGTCGCCTTCACGCTGCTGCGGCCTGGCTACTGGATGGATCAGATGATCCCGCCCTACCGGACGGTCGACCCGACCCAGATCACCGAGCGCGCGGCCGAGGCGCCGGCCGGCGATTCCCTGCGCGTGGTGATCGAAGGCCTGACCATTGAAGGCGAAGAAGCGCGCAAGACCGTGCTCCTGCCACTGGGTCCGGCGGAGGGCAAGTCGGGTGTGCAGCGTCTGCAACACGCCGGTATCATGGTGCAGACGATGGGCGATCAGGTGCAGATCACCAATGTCGTCTTTAACTCGCCGGCGGAGAAGGCGGGCGTCGACTTCGGCTGGAAGGTGCGGGGTCTGCAGGTTCCCACCCAGCAGCCGCCAAAGGAACTGTTCTTCATTCCGGCGTTGGTGCTCCTGGGCGGCGTCTATCTGTTGCAGCGTCGGCGCAATCCCGGCCGTCCGGCGCCGAAGCCGCAACCCCAGGGCGCCGGCGCGGAATGA